A genomic stretch from Puntigrus tetrazona isolate hp1 chromosome 6, ASM1883169v1, whole genome shotgun sequence includes:
- the arhgef25b gene encoding rho guanine nucleotide exchange factor 25 yields MKSLAKLQGNAEQLMMSLSNTLPSLALSNQHWMQEHTEGSLLLQDKQGSKKDTEWEDGEQSWSSKLKHIPEGKESYTLTGLSDVCLPPDTPSTSISIDDLSPISPSNHQPLSTRQPSTTPQLSVKALKRWLSSPVRRFSLSGGGKSQSSKAIQSPDGSSYMFLPLSPAQSPLSPTEKSKKLPRSYRSLDCAELSRPTSPDSPYYPKYLNDLLQRHQSCDVHSLERDLDLTDETQVQSEDDEQERRTALEKSIYVLTELVETEKLYVEDLGLVVEGYMATMNSVGVPEYLAGKDKIVFGNIHQIYDWHKDYFLGELERCVCEPDLLAQLFIKHERRLNMYVVYCQNTPKSEHIVSEYIETYFEELRQQLGHRLQLNDLLIKPVQRIMKYQLLLKDFLKYYTKAGRQTEDLERAVEVMCFVPKRCNDMMNVGRLQGFEGQLRAQGKLLQQDTFTFIENENSILSRPKERRVFLFEQLVILSEPIDRKKDFSLPGYIYKNSIKISCLGIEEHCPDDPCRMVLTSRNIDGSMHRFILRASSPEIRTSWAYDILQILETQRNFLNALQSPIEFQRKEIKSLSLGKSLTTSPSLNSGLQPYSSASIDRQALPCLHSWNSLQPSTPH; encoded by the exons atgaagagTTTGGCCAAACTTCAAGGAAACGCAGAGCAACTGATGATGTCTTTATCAAACACTCTCCCATCCTTGGCCCTGAGTAATCAGCACTGG ATGCAAGAACACACCGAAGGGAGTCTTTTACTGCAAGACAAGCAGGGTTCAAAGAAGGATACAGAATGGGAAGATGGAGAACAAAGCTGGAGCTCAAAACTCAAACACATACCTGAGGGCAAAG AATCATACACATTAACAGGACTCAGCGATGTCTGCCTGCCTCCTGATACACCTTCAACCTCCATCTCCATTGATGACCTTTCTCCAATCTCACCCAGCAACCATCAGCCTCTTTCCACAAGACAACCCTCTACCACACCCCAACTCTCTGTCAAAGCCCTCAAGAGATGGTTAAGCAGCCCAGTTCGAAGGTTTAGTCTGAGTGGAGGTGGCAAGAGTCAGAGCTCAAAGGCCATTCAGAGCCCAGATGGGTCATCCTATATGTTTCTCCCTCTCTCGCCTGCTCAAAGCCCACTGAGCCCAACGGAGAAGTCCAAAAAACTGCCCCGCTCCTACAGATCTCTG GACTGTGCTGAACTTTCAAGGCCGACATCTCCTGACAGCCCCTATTACCCAAAATACCTAAATGATCTCTTGCAG AGGCATCAGTCTTGCGATGTGCATTCTTTGGAGAGAGATCTCGACTTGACTGACGAAACACAGGTACAATCAGAGGATGATGAGCAGGAGAGAAGAACTGCCTTAGAGAAAAGCAT ATATGTGCTGACAGAGCTGGTAGAGACAGAGAAGCTATATGTGGAGGATCTGGGGCTTGTGGTGGAG GGTTATATGGCTACAATGAATAGTGTTGGGGTGCCTGAGTATTTGGCAGGGAAGGATAAAATTGTGTTTGGGAACATTCATCAGATCTATGACTGGCACAAAGA CTATTTTCTTGGAGAGTtggagagatgtgtgtgtgaacctgACCTGCTGGCACAGCtgtttattaaacat GAAAGGCGGCTCAACATGTATGTGGTTTATTGTCAGAACACGCCAAAGTCAGAGCACATTGTCTCAGAGTACATTGAAACCTATTTTGAg GAACTGAGGCAACAACTGGGTCACAGACTGCAGTTAAATGACCTGCTCATCAAACCTGTTCAGAGAATCATGAAATATCAACTGCTGCTGAAG GACTTCTTGAAGTACTACACTAAAGCAGGGAGACAAACAGAAGATCTTGAG AGGGCAGTAGAGGTGATGTGTTTTGTTCCAAAGCGATGCAATGACATGATGAATGTTGGAAGACTACAGGGTTTTGAG GGTCAGCTGAGAGCACAAGGGAAACTCCTGCAACAGGACACCTTCACATTCATCGAGAATGAGAACAGCATCCTCTCCCGTCCCAAAGAGAGACGTGTGTTCCTCTTCGAGCAACTTGTCATCCTCAGTGAGCCAATCGACCGCAAGAAAGATTTTTCCCTGCCAGGATACATCTATAAAAACAGCATCAAG ATTAGTTGTTTGGGCATTGAGGAACATTGCCCAGATGACCCATGTCGGATGGTGTTGACCTCTCGTAATATCGATGGAAGCATGCACCGATTCATTCTTCGTGCATCATCTCCAGAAATCAGAACGAGCTGGGCATATGACATCCTACAGATCCTGGAGACACAGCGCAACTTCTTAAATg CCCTGCAGTCTCCTATTGAATTCCagagaaaagaaattaaatccCTTAGTCTGGGAAAGAGCTTGACAACTTCACCCTCACTAAACTCTGGCCTGCAACCCTATAGCTCTGCCTCCATAGACCGCCAGGCTTTGCCCTGTCTGCACTCCTGGAATTCTTTACAACCTTCTACACCTCATTGA